CGGCCGAGATCACCGGGTGGCAGGCGGTGAAGATCAGCCCGAGCAGCTCGTCGCCGATATCGTCGTCCATGGCGGCCTCCAGGGCCTCGACGCTCGAATCCGCTTCGTCGAGGTCGCGGGCGATCTCCGCATGCTTGCGCTCCTGCATCTTCGCGCGGCGCAGGCCGTCGATCGCGCGGCGCTTCGCCGCGGCGGTGAGCCATGCGCCGGGATTCTGCGGGACGCCGGTCTTCGGCCATTCGGCGAGCGCGATCAGCAGCGCGTCCTGCGCCAGCTCCTCGGCCCGGTCGACGTCGCGGGTCATGCGGGCGAGGCTCGCGATGAGCCGCGCCCGCTCGATCCGGAAGACCGCCTCGATCGCCCGCTGGGTTGTTGCGTCCGCCGCCATGCCCAAGGGTTAGGGGAGCATGGCGGCGGAGAGCAAGCGGGTCAGCGCTTCTCGAGCTTTTCGCGCACGCCGTCGTGGATCGCCTCGGCCTCCGCCGGGATGAGATCAGCGAAGTCCTCCATCTCGAACAGCGGGCGGATCTCGATCTCGCTCGGGCCGAACATCGGGTTGGGGCAGCGCTTCACCCAGGCGACCGCCTCGTCCATGTCCTTGACTTCCCACAGCCAATAGCCGGCGACCAGCTCGCGCGTCTCGGCGAAGGGGCCATCGATCACGGTGCGGCTGGGACCGTCGAACGCGACGCGCTTGCCGTAGGACGAGGGCTTGAGCCCGTCGCCCGCGACCATCACGCCGGCATTGACCAGCTCCTCGTTGAACTTGCCCATGTCCACGAACATCTGGCTGAGCTCGGGCGAGGGCTTCATGCCTTCTTCGCTGTCCTCGGTCGCCTTCACGAACACCATCACACGCATTGGAATTCTCCTTGGTTGGCGAGGTCCGATCGGCCTCGTATCCTGACGACGAGCGAGCTTGCGCGGAATCGACACGGTGCACGAATTTTTTTCGACGGGCGTGTTTTCGTCGCCTGTGTCAGGCGAGTTCGGGCGCGCGCGTCACCATTTATAGCCGGTGTGCGTGGCGGGATTCTGCACTTTTGTCCGGTATTTGCCGCATGGTTTGGCCTTGGTCGGCTTGCAGGCCTTCTGGGGTATGGCCTTGGCTCGCGGGCATCTGATGGTCTTGCCTGCCGCGTCCTTGCAGGGCGCTGAGAGAGCAAGGCTGCCGGTGCCCGTCATGACGGCAATTGCTGCAACGAGGATGAAGCTCTTCATCGATGCCACTCCCGATCCGGGTGGCACGCAATGTGCCCGCGCGATGGCGCTGGCGCAATGGCTGGCTGGGCTGCGAAGTCATCGCCGGCCCTCGCGCAAGCCGGACGCGCATATCGATGACGCCGAACGATCATCGTGGTAAGAGAACAAACTTCTCTTCCGGATGCAGCGAATGGGCAACCAGCACAGCCGGCGCCTGGTTCTCGGACTCGGGATTTCCGTCGCTGCGTTTCCGCTGTTGGCTTCCTGCGCGCATCGCGTGACGACGAAGCGCGTTCCACGCATCGGTTTCATCATGGGCACTGGCCTCCCGGCAATGACCGAGGCCTTCCATGGCGAGTTGCGCAGGCTCGGATACATTGAGGGGAAGAACATCATCGTCGAGACGCGCCTGATTCGGCCCAACTCCACGGACGGCGCGACATATGTGGCCGAGCTGGCGCATATGGACCTGGACCTGATCGTTGCACCATCGCTGCCGATCGCGCTGGGTGTGCGCGAGGAAAATCCTGCCATGCCGATGGTGGTGGCGACCGCTCCCGGAATGGTGAGCAACGGTCTAGCGCGGAGCCTCGAACATCCCGGAGGCAATGTGACCGGGATGGACGAGCTTCCACCGGGTTTGACGGCAAGGCGCCTGAAGCGGCTGAAGGAGGCGGCACCCGCGGTTTCACGCGTGGCCCTGCTCTCGACCACGCCCGGGCGGGGCGGGCATGAGATCCAGCTGGCCGACGCCGAGCGGGCGGCACCGGGGATCGGTGTGAGTGTGAAAGCCTATGTCGTCAGGTCGTTGCCCGAGCTTCAGACCGCGCTCGCGGCGATGATCGATGACGGGATGGACGGGCTGCTCAATTTTCAGGGCGCGCTGTCACTCGCCAACCGGCAGCTCATCACCGACTTTGCGGCCAGGCACCGCGTCCCGGCAATCTATCAGTCGAAGCTCTTTGTCGAGGCGGGCGGACTCATGTCCCTGGCGCCGGACCAGGACGAGCAGTTCCGCATTGCGGCACGCTATGCCGATCGGATTCTGCGGGGCGCCAGGCCGGGGGATCTGCCGATCCGGCATCCGGCCCGTTATTTTCTCACGATCAATGCAAAGGTCGCGAACGCGTTGGGCCTGAGCCTTTCACCGGGTTTGCTTGCCGACGCCGACAGCGTCGTTCGCTGAACGAAGCGACCAGGGACTCGTTGTGCACCTCACCCAGTGCGCAGCACCATATCCCAACGATAGCGAAGAATGCCCGATGCATCGGCACCCGTGGTGGCGGCGATCACCATCGCCGGGCGGATGTTCGCGCGAAGCAGGGCGTCGGTCGCATTGAGCGGCTCATCCGGAAAATACATCTGGACGACCAGCCGGTCCGTGCGCCCGGCGAGGTCGAAATGGATATGCGGCGCGCGCATCCCCCGGCGGCCACCGGGATAGCCGGCGGGCTTGACCGTGATGATCCGGTACCTGCCGTCCGCATCGGTGGAGAGCGACGCATAGCCCTGGAAATTGGGGTCGAGTGGCGCAGGATTGTCATCGCTCGGATGCGCGTAGCGCCCGGCGGCATTGGCTTGCCAGATTTCGAGACGGGTGCCCGGCACCGGACGTCCTCTCAGATCCATGATCTGGCCCGATATCTCGATGACCTGGCCGATCGCCCGGCCCGTCCGGCCGGCAACCATCGTCAGGTCGGCATCGGTATCGGCCGGCTTGGCGAGCGGATAGAAAGGGCCGACGATCTCGTTCGGCGTCGGTTCGAGCCGCGCCTGCAGGGGCCGGGCAAGGGCGGGCGCAGCGGCCGCGGCTCCCGCGAGCTGCCCGAGGATCTGGCGTCGGGATTGCAGCATGGCACATCCTCCGCTCGTCACGTTGCGCGACGTATAGCATGGGCCGGCAGTCGCCGAACATCCGCTACGCTTGATCGAGGGCAGAAGCTTGGTTGGAATCGCCACCCGGTATGGTCAGGGCGATTGCGGCGATGATGGTCGGGGAGAGAGGATTCGAACCTCCGGCCCCTGCCTCCCGAAGACAGTGCTCTACCAGGCTGAGCTACTCCCCGACGGAGTGCCGGATCCTTGAAATGCCCCGGGTTGGGCGGACCGGCTTTCGCTTGGAGGCGCGCCTATAGCCAGCCGTTTCGTGGTGCGCAAGCGGGTGCGCGAAAGCTTTTTCAGCTGCCGCGTGCGCCGAGCATCGCCTCGATCGAGGTGAATTTCTCGCGCGGGGCGCCGTCGCGCGCGGCGGCGATCTCGGCGGCCTCGATCCTTTGCCAGTCGCGGAAGGTGACGACCTCCGCACCGCGCGACGCGAGCAAGGCGTCGAGACCGGCGCGTCCCGCCTTGCGGCTGCCGGGCTCGGTGTCCGCGGCGATCTTCTCGACGATCGCGAAGCCGTCGGGGCGGTTGGTGCCGATCGTACCGGTCGGGCCGCGGCGCGCCCAGCCGACCGCGTAGAGGCCGGGCAGCACGCGCCCCTCGTCATTGGCGAAGCGGCCGGCGCGGTCGTCATAGGGCACGCCCTCGA
This is a stretch of genomic DNA from Sphingomonas sp. BT-65. It encodes these proteins:
- a CDS encoding protocatechuate 3,4-dioxygenase subunit beta, whose translation is MLQSRRQILGQLAGAAAAAPALARPLQARLEPTPNEIVGPFYPLAKPADTDADLTMVAGRTGRAIGQVIEISGQIMDLRGRPVPGTRLEIWQANAAGRYAHPSDDNPAPLDPNFQGYASLSTDADGRYRIITVKPAGYPGGRRGMRAPHIHFDLAGRTDRLVVQMYFPDEPLNATDALLRANIRPAMVIAATTGADASGILRYRWDMVLRTG
- a CDS encoding ABC transporter substrate-binding protein produces the protein MGNQHSRRLVLGLGISVAAFPLLASCAHRVTTKRVPRIGFIMGTGLPAMTEAFHGELRRLGYIEGKNIIVETRLIRPNSTDGATYVAELAHMDLDLIVAPSLPIALGVREENPAMPMVVATAPGMVSNGLARSLEHPGGNVTGMDELPPGLTARRLKRLKEAAPAVSRVALLSTTPGRGGHEIQLADAERAAPGIGVSVKAYVVRSLPELQTALAAMIDDGMDGLLNFQGALSLANRQLITDFAARHRVPAIYQSKLFVEAGGLMSLAPDQDEQFRIAARYADRILRGARPGDLPIRHPARYFLTINAKVANALGLSLSPGLLADADSVVR